GATTAGTCATGTTCACTCACCCCTAAAGCTACCATCATCGGTTTGTATTTTAATTCTGTTTCAGCGACTTCTTCTGCTGCATCCGAATCTTTCACAATGCCCGCACCTGCAAAGAGTAACGCTTGCTGATGATTCATTAACATCGAGCGAATGGCCACGATAAATTCACAATCATCGTACATATCAATCATACCGACTGGCGCACCGTAAAGGCCACGTGCACCAAATTCATGCATTTCAATATATTCTAATGCACGTGCTTTCGGATATCCCCCTAGCGCAGGCGTTGGATGTAAATCATCTATCAGCTCAATATAGGATTTATGCGCTAATGGGCCTCCAATTTCAGTATATAAATGGTATAAATGGTCATTTTTCAATACTTGTGGCTCACGATTATAATCGGCATACTGAATAAACGGTCGAATATCTTCAAGAATGCTTTCGACGACAATGCCGTGTTCAATTAAGTTTTTTTCATTTTTTAACAACGCATTAATACGCGCCTGATCTTGTGCTTCATTGTGTGTTCTTGGAATTGTTCCCGCAACGGCTTTCGTTGATAACATGCCATTTGTAACCTTAAATAATTGCTCGGGCGTTTGAGAAATAAAAATATCATCTTCTGACTCTAACGCGAATAAATAACTATTTTTTTCATTTTTAAGTGCACGATATAATACGGCCCCGATTTCAATATCCGCATCAAATTGCACCATACGACGTCGAGAGAGCACGACCTTTTCATCATGTGCTAATTTTGCTGTCGTTTCCTCGACTAATGCTTCCCACTCATCTTTATATATATCTTCAATCCGCTTAATCTGTGGCGGCGTTGTATTTTGCACGACCACACGCGGTAAATGATTTAACTTTTCAACTAACT
Above is a genomic segment from Staphylococcus delphini containing:
- a CDS encoding isochorismate synthase; translated protein: MSVDVCEQAIIDAVQQTKQQWVSVEVKLEQQLDPITLFDMSKEDAGDRFYFRLNDNETSFFGYRVAAKIKNDFTNKRSIFKEWEKFKDDIALIHPDSERHHLRICGGFQFSTKRMGDEWRRFGVNHFILPEVLISQVNQETFLTYTVQKEAFSIEQLYELVEKLNHLPRVVVQNTTPPQIKRIEDIYKDEWEALVEETTAKLAHDEKVVLSRRRMVQFDADIEIGAVLYRALKNEKNSYLFALESEDDIFISQTPEQLFKVTNGMLSTKAVAGTIPRTHNEAQDQARINALLKNEKNLIEHGIVVESILEDIRPFIQYADYNREPQVLKNDHLYHLYTEIGGPLAHKSYIELIDDLHPTPALGGYPKARALEYIEMHEFGARGLYGAPVGMIDMYDDCEFIVAIRSMLMNHQQALLFAGAGIVKDSDAAEEVAETELKYKPMMVALGVSEHD